One Candidatus Woesearchaeota archaeon genomic region harbors:
- a CDS encoding 30S ribosomal protein S10 — translation MQKARIKLASTDIDKINQTCEYIKNIAEKTGVVMRGPIPLPRKKLKVTTRRSPCGDGTATWERYEMRIHKRLIDLALDERALRLVMRVPIPEGLNIEIEMIDS, via the coding sequence ATGCAAAAAGCGCGCATTAAGTTAGCAAGCACCGATATTGACAAGATTAATCAGACGTGCGAGTATATCAAAAATATTGCTGAGAAGACAGGTGTTGTGATGCGCGGTCCGATTCCTCTTCCTCGTAAGAAGTTGAAGGTCACGACGAGGAGGTCTCCTTGTGGTGATGGGACGGCGACGTGGGAGCGGTACGAGATGCGGATTCATAAGCGGCTCATTGATCTCGCATTGGATGAGCGTGCGCTTCGTTTAGTGATGCGTGTTCCTATTCCTGAAGGGCTTAATATTGAGATTGAGATGATTGATTCTTGA
- a CDS encoding elongation factor EF-2, which translates to MAKMVDRVKALMNKPKNIRNIAICAHIDHGKTTFSDNLLSGAGMMSEELAGRALQLDFHEDEQQRGITIDSASVSMVHAVEGEDFLINLIDTPGHVDFGGDVTRAMRAVDGAIVLIDAVEGVMPQTETVLRQALKERVKPILFINKVDRLIKELKLTPEAMQERFVKHIMAVNKLILQIAEKGFGEKWQVNVQDGSVCFGSAFHNWALSIQYMQKKGISFKEIIEAYEKGDWKVLRSKAPLHEVVLNAVVKHHPNPVEAAQYRIPKIWHGDLESPLGKSLRESDPNGPLMFVVIKVVIDPQAGEISAGRLYSGTMKKGVQVYLNRAKTQVRIQQVYIYNGAKREIVDNVPAGNIIGVGGLKDAYPGETVSLEPCEPFEQITHIFEPVITKAIEAKKPSDLPKLVEVLVQVQKEDPSIRIEINKETGEHLMSGMGELHLEVIENRIVKEKGVEITTSPPIVVYRETVTRATPNPMEGKSPNKHNKLYFKVEPLDDAVVQAIKDGTIPEGRIKKKDTEIWRAFQELGWDAKSARNVRDVFNGNILMDETRGIVQIGEIIEMVMDMFEDVMKKGPVANEPCFKVKVSLVDCKLHEDAIHRGPAQMYPAVREGIRLAILNAGPVIFEPMQTLQFEAPEEFMGEISKLISNKRGQLLDMQTEGSTVVVKGKLPVSEMFGLASDLRSATGGRGSSFVVDQTFERLPDELQSKVINAIRSRKGLKMTETGAQPQ; encoded by the coding sequence ATGGCAAAGATGGTTGATAGAGTCAAGGCGTTGATGAACAAGCCGAAGAATATCCGCAACATTGCAATTTGCGCCCATATTGATCATGGAAAGACGACGTTTTCTGACAACTTGCTGAGTGGAGCGGGTATGATGTCTGAGGAGCTTGCTGGTCGTGCGCTTCAGCTTGATTTTCATGAGGATGAGCAGCAGCGCGGCATCACTATTGATAGCGCTTCTGTTTCCATGGTGCACGCCGTGGAAGGGGAGGATTTCTTGATTAACTTGATTGACACGCCCGGGCACGTCGATTTTGGTGGTGACGTGACGCGCGCGATGCGTGCGGTTGACGGAGCAATTGTGCTCATTGACGCCGTTGAGGGCGTGATGCCTCAGACGGAGACAGTTCTTCGCCAGGCGCTCAAGGAGCGCGTCAAGCCAATTTTATTCATTAATAAGGTGGATCGGCTCATCAAGGAGCTCAAGCTCACGCCTGAAGCGATGCAGGAGCGCTTTGTAAAGCACATCATGGCTGTTAACAAGCTTATTTTGCAGATTGCTGAAAAAGGATTTGGTGAGAAGTGGCAGGTGAACGTTCAGGATGGTTCTGTGTGTTTTGGTTCTGCGTTTCATAATTGGGCGCTTTCTATTCAGTACATGCAAAAGAAAGGAATTTCATTCAAGGAGATTATTGAGGCGTACGAGAAGGGAGATTGGAAAGTGTTGCGTTCGAAGGCGCCGCTTCATGAGGTGGTGTTGAACGCGGTGGTGAAGCATCATCCCAATCCTGTGGAGGCGGCGCAGTATCGCATTCCAAAGATTTGGCATGGGGATTTGGAGAGTCCGTTGGGTAAGTCGCTTCGGGAGAGCGATCCGAACGGGCCGCTTATGTTTGTGGTGATCAAGGTCGTTATTGACCCGCAAGCAGGCGAGATTTCTGCTGGGCGGCTGTATTCGGGAACAATGAAGAAGGGTGTGCAGGTATATTTGAACAGGGCTAAGACACAGGTGCGCATCCAGCAGGTGTACATCTATAATGGGGCTAAGCGGGAGATCGTTGACAATGTTCCTGCGGGCAACATCATTGGTGTTGGTGGCTTGAAGGACGCATATCCTGGAGAGACGGTTTCTCTTGAGCCGTGCGAGCCTTTCGAGCAGATCACGCATATTTTCGAGCCGGTTATCACAAAGGCGATTGAGGCGAAGAAGCCGTCCGATTTGCCCAAGCTTGTTGAAGTCTTGGTCCAGGTGCAAAAGGAGGACCCGTCTATTCGTATTGAAATCAATAAAGAGACGGGGGAGCACCTCATGAGCGGCATGGGCGAGTTGCACTTGGAAGTTATTGAAAACAGGATTGTGAAGGAGAAAGGGGTTGAGATTACCACCTCGCCTCCCATTGTGGTGTATCGAGAGACGGTTACCCGTGCCACGCCGAACCCGATGGAAGGGAAGTCGCCGAATAAGCATAATAAGCTGTACTTCAAGGTTGAGCCTCTTGATGATGCTGTTGTTCAGGCAATTAAGGACGGGACGATTCCTGAAGGGCGGATTAAGAAAAAAGACACAGAGATTTGGCGTGCGTTTCAAGAGCTCGGGTGGGACGCGAAGAGCGCGAGGAATGTGCGAGATGTCTTTAATGGGAATATTTTGATGGATGAGACGAGGGGAATTGTGCAGATTGGTGAGATTATTGAGATGGTAATGGATATGTTTGAGGATGTTATGAAGAAGGGGCCTGTTGCGAACGAGCCTTGCTTTAAAGTGAAGGTTTCCTTGGTTGATTGTAAGCTCCACGAAGACGCGATTCACCGGGGTCCTGCTCAGATGTACCCTGCGGTGCGTGAGGGTATTCGCCTTGCAATTCTTAACGCGGGTCCTGTCATTTTCGAGCCGATGCAAACCCTGCAGTTTGAAGCGCCTGAGGAGTTCATGGGCGAGATTTCTAAACTTATCAGTAATAAGCGTGGGCAGCTTCTTGATATGCAAACGGAAGGGTCTACCGTGGTGGTGAAAGGGAAGTTGCCAGTGAGTGAGATGTTTGGCCTCGCGTCAGATTTGCGTTCCGCCACGGGCGGGCGAGGGTCGAGTTTTGTTGTTGATCAGACCTTTGAGCGTTTGCCGGATGAGCTGCAGTCTAAAGTGATTAATGCTATTCGGTCAAGGAAGGGTTTGAAGATGACCGAGACGGGCGCTCAGCCTCAGTGA
- a CDS encoding 50S ribosomal protein L31e, whose protein sequence is MAEQKNKTTERTYTIPLRKSFITKPKHARANRAIRTIKAFISRHMNAKNAEAVRIGQELNKTVWKQGIRNPPGKVTVTAFKEDDIVKVELAGTAWVDAVKPAPKTEKGGTLKDKLTGALKPTETETPPATSAATPKKTEDHNSTKKQGDSKEKPKEQANKKTSAKKETTSPKKQHSQSTRETQ, encoded by the coding sequence ATGGCAGAACAAAAAAACAAAACAACGGAGCGGACCTACACCATTCCGCTACGCAAGAGCTTCATAACCAAGCCAAAGCATGCCAGAGCAAACCGAGCAATACGCACAATCAAAGCGTTCATCAGCCGTCACATGAACGCAAAAAATGCGGAAGCAGTACGTATTGGACAAGAACTCAATAAAACAGTCTGGAAGCAAGGCATCCGCAACCCTCCAGGAAAAGTCACCGTAACGGCGTTCAAAGAAGACGACATCGTCAAAGTCGAACTCGCAGGGACGGCGTGGGTTGACGCTGTAAAGCCAGCCCCTAAAACAGAAAAAGGTGGAACCCTCAAAGACAAGCTCACAGGAGCCCTCAAACCAACAGAAACGGAAACGCCACCCGCCACCTCTGCCGCAACACCGAAAAAAACTGAGGATCACAATAGCACAAAAAAACAAGGAGACAGCAAAGAAAAACCCAAAGAGCAAGCAAACAAAAAAACCTCTGCTAAGAAAGAAACAACCTCCCCAAAAAAGCAACACTCCCAGAGCACACGAGAAACGCAGTGA
- the tuf gene encoding translation elongation factor EF-1 subunit alpha, with protein MAKGKPHINLVFIGHVDHGKSTTVGRLLFDTGNIDEQTLRKLKEKAQELGKSGFEFAFVMDNLKEERERGVTIDLAHKKFETDKYYFTIIDAPGHRDFIKNMITGASQADAAVLVVAANDGVMAQTKEHVFLSRTLGVGQLIVAVNKMDMQNYDEARFKKVVEDVSALLKSVGFKPEDVAFVPIASLPGDNVAKKTDKMGWYSGPTLLEAINNLKEPEKPTDLPLRLPIQDVYNITGIGVVPVGRVETGILKVGQKVIAMPGREGKGVRGECKSIEMHHEQLQQAEPGDNVGISVRGFGKKDVARGDVISDESNPATVAQEFTAQIVVLNHPNVITVGYTPVFHIHTAQVACRFEKIEKKLNPATGEVLEENPDFIKNGDAAIVKIRPVQPLVIEKQKDIPQLSRFAIRDSGQTVAAGMCIDLVKKQ; from the coding sequence ATGGCAAAAGGAAAACCCCATATAAACTTGGTCTTTATCGGCCACGTTGATCACGGAAAGTCCACGACGGTTGGTAGGTTGCTCTTCGATACTGGCAACATTGATGAGCAGACGTTGAGAAAGCTCAAGGAAAAGGCGCAAGAGCTTGGAAAGAGCGGTTTTGAGTTCGCGTTTGTTATGGACAATTTGAAGGAGGAGCGCGAGCGAGGTGTTACGATTGACCTCGCGCACAAGAAGTTTGAGACGGATAAGTATTACTTCACCATTATCGACGCGCCCGGGCACCGAGACTTCATTAAGAATATGATTACTGGTGCCTCCCAAGCTGACGCGGCGGTGTTGGTTGTTGCTGCAAATGATGGCGTTATGGCTCAAACGAAAGAGCACGTATTCTTGTCGAGGACGCTCGGTGTTGGGCAGCTCATCGTTGCAGTGAACAAGATGGATATGCAGAATTATGATGAGGCTCGGTTCAAGAAAGTCGTTGAGGACGTTTCTGCGTTGCTCAAGTCTGTTGGGTTCAAGCCGGAAGACGTCGCGTTTGTCCCTATTGCGTCTCTCCCCGGGGATAACGTGGCGAAGAAGACGGATAAGATGGGTTGGTATTCCGGCCCGACGCTTCTCGAAGCGATTAACAACCTCAAGGAGCCGGAGAAGCCTACTGACTTGCCGCTTCGCTTGCCGATTCAGGACGTGTACAATATTACCGGCATCGGTGTCGTTCCTGTCGGTCGCGTTGAGACCGGCATTTTAAAGGTGGGGCAGAAGGTTATTGCTATGCCCGGCAGGGAAGGCAAAGGTGTTCGTGGTGAGTGCAAGTCTATTGAGATGCATCATGAGCAGCTTCAGCAGGCAGAGCCGGGTGACAACGTTGGCATCAGCGTTCGTGGATTTGGGAAGAAGGACGTTGCCCGAGGGGATGTCATCTCTGATGAGTCAAACCCAGCCACTGTTGCGCAGGAGTTCACAGCGCAGATCGTCGTGCTCAACCACCCCAACGTTATCACCGTGGGGTACACGCCGGTTTTCCACATTCACACAGCGCAGGTCGCGTGCAGGTTTGAGAAGATTGAGAAGAAGCTCAACCCTGCTACTGGTGAGGTTTTGGAAGAGAATCCTGACTTCATCAAGAATGGTGACGCTGCTATTGTGAAGATCAGGCCTGTGCAGCCGTTGGTCATTGAGAAGCAGAAAGATATTCCGCAGCTTTCCCGGTTTGCTATTCGCGATTCCGGGCAGACCGTCGCTGCTGGGATGTGCATTGATCTTGTGAAGAAGCAGTAA
- a CDS encoding 30S ribosomal protein S19e encodes MLQTVPTNTLIEATAKKLKKDITPPSWASFVKTGAHKERPPAHPDWWTIRAAAILRTVCLRGPIGTEKLRIKYGGKGNRGVKPEHFTKGSGSIIRHILQQLEKAGYLAKGEKGTHKGRVITKKGLLLLHQTAKEIKESKKSTPITQQKTPQTTQATHKKHKAPEPTKQAEQNQQTHQSTEPTKKESSQAEA; translated from the coding sequence TTGCTCCAAACGGTACCAACGAACACGCTCATTGAAGCAACAGCAAAAAAACTCAAAAAAGACATAACTCCTCCTAGCTGGGCATCCTTCGTAAAAACAGGCGCCCATAAAGAGCGGCCACCCGCGCATCCCGACTGGTGGACCATCCGCGCCGCAGCCATCCTTCGCACCGTCTGCCTCAGAGGTCCTATCGGCACGGAAAAGCTCAGAATAAAATACGGAGGAAAAGGTAACCGAGGCGTTAAGCCGGAACACTTCACCAAAGGTTCGGGAAGCATCATCAGACACATCCTCCAGCAACTCGAAAAGGCAGGATACCTTGCAAAAGGAGAAAAGGGAACCCATAAAGGAAGAGTCATCACAAAAAAGGGACTTCTCCTCCTCCATCAAACAGCAAAGGAAATCAAAGAATCAAAAAAGTCCACGCCTATCACACAACAAAAAACCCCACAAACAACGCAAGCAACTCACAAAAAACACAAAGCACCAGAGCCAACAAAACAGGCGGAACAAAACCAACAAACACATCAAAGTACAGAACCTACAAAGAAAGAGTCAAGTCAAGCGGAAGCATAA
- a CDS encoding stage II sporulation protein M, producing MVLEKLLPERVLERRPLYAFIVGIVYSVVGIFLAKLLFPEDPALVSVAFISLLILPELYKLFSTEERKEKAERRITLKNLYKDNKDLLRLYLVLFFSIFFTYAVLTMFLSDFESNRLFSKQLSVRTSTGNAADRGGLSGLVSRGIYCEDASLRRLPANSFPSMTCLYSKIFFNNLSVLAACFFLALITGDGAVFLITWNASVWGTIFGWLAKNLSRYFETAHPLGFFFTILAIVLPHMTLEALAYIMAAISGGTISKDVVLERLDSKRFNKVFAYNMLLLLVALLILLIAAGLETGVLTYSTTYQSLLRFVR from the coding sequence ATGGTTCTAGAAAAACTCCTACCCGAACGGGTTCTTGAACGGCGCCCCCTCTACGCATTCATCGTCGGTATCGTCTACTCAGTTGTTGGCATTTTTCTCGCAAAACTCCTCTTTCCAGAAGACCCCGCGCTCGTTTCGGTCGCGTTTATCTCCCTTCTCATCCTTCCCGAACTCTACAAACTCTTTTCAACTGAAGAAAGGAAGGAAAAAGCTGAACGAAGAATAACACTTAAAAATCTTTACAAAGACAATAAGGACCTTCTCAGACTCTACCTTGTCCTTTTTTTCAGCATTTTCTTCACCTACGCGGTCCTGACCATGTTCCTCAGCGATTTCGAAAGCAACCGGCTGTTCTCAAAGCAACTCAGCGTTCGCACATCAACAGGGAACGCGGCAGACAGGGGAGGACTCTCAGGACTCGTCTCAAGAGGAATCTATTGTGAAGACGCCTCCCTTCGCCGCCTCCCAGCAAACTCCTTCCCAAGCATGACGTGCCTCTACTCCAAAATTTTCTTCAACAACCTCAGCGTTCTTGCCGCGTGCTTCTTCCTCGCGCTCATCACCGGTGATGGAGCCGTCTTCCTTATTACCTGGAACGCGTCCGTATGGGGGACAATCTTTGGCTGGCTCGCAAAAAACCTCTCTCGCTATTTTGAAACAGCCCACCCCCTCGGCTTTTTCTTCACCATCCTTGCCATTGTCCTTCCCCACATGACTCTTGAAGCGCTAGCGTATATTATGGCAGCGATCTCTGGCGGAACCATCTCAAAAGATGTTGTTCTGGAACGCCTCGACAGCAAACGCTTCAACAAAGTGTTCGCCTACAACATGCTCCTCCTCCTCGTCGCCCTGCTCATTCTCCTCATCGCAGCAGGTCTGGAAACTGGCGTTCTCACCTACTCGACAACGTACCAAAGCCTCCTTCGCTTCGTACGCTGA